In the Deltaproteobacteria bacterium genome, one interval contains:
- a CDS encoding DUF4276 family protein, translating to MGFESADGGKGKFEVVNRLAIDELEAWFFGDPEALVKAYPRVPSSIGNKAKIPKSGYHCRRNLGGLERVLKRAGYYSSGMSGMPKVETARTISKYMIPERNRSKSSQIFREALQELSS from the coding sequence CAGATGGTGGAAAAGGCAAATTTGAGGTTGTTAATCGCTTGGCTATTGATGAATTGGAGGCCTGGTTTTTCGGGGACCCGGAGGCCCTGGTTAAAGCCTATCCACGTGTACCTTCATCCATCGGCAATAAAGCCAAAATACCGAAATCCGGATACCATTGCAGGAGGAACCTGGGAGGCCTGGAACGGGTTTTAAAGAGGGCCGGTTATTATTCCAGTGGGATGTCTGGGATGCCCAAGGTGGAAACGGCCAGAACAATTTCAAAATACATGATCCCCGAACGGAATCGTTCAAAAAGTTCCCAGATTTTCCGGGAAGCTTTGCAGGAATTGTCCTCATGA